GTGGAGCACAGCCGGGCCGAGGCCGAGGAGATGCTGTCCGCGCTGCGGCTCATCGACGAGGACGTCCGCCGCTCGCGCGAGGGCCACCCGGAGCTGCCCTATTGGCACCTGTCCGTTCGCGCGGGACTGCTCGGCCTGGAGGCGCACCTGCGTTGGTGCGACGAAGCCCGAGAGACGCTCCAGCGTCTCGCGCTCACGGAGGGTTCGAAAAAGAAGGAGGAGCGGGATGAGCGGTGAAGAAGGCTCGCGGCGCTTGCCGGTGTTCCTGCCATGGCTCGCCCTGGTGGCTGGGGCAGGCATGTCGATGCTCTTGAATTCGCGTGGGTCGCTGCTGCCCGGCTGGTGCATGGGCGCCTTGCTGCTCTTCTTCGTCCGCCAGCAGCGGCCGGGGGTGGGCTTCGCCGGCATCCTCTGCGTGAACACCCTGGCCACGGGCCTGGTGAATCTGGAGGTGTTCCCGGGATCCGTCGCGGACAATTTCGGCATGGCCTTTGGCGGCGCCCTCTTCCTGGCGCTGGTGTTCCTGGCGGACCGGCTCATCGTGGGGCCACGAGCGTCCTTCGCCGGGACGCTCTTCCTGCCGGCGGCGATGACGGGGCTGGAGTACTTCAGCAGCCTGGGCAACCCGTTCGGCACCTGGGGCTCGCTGGCCTACACCCAGGCTGGCGCGCCGGTGCTGGTGCAGCTCGTGTCGGTGACGGGACTGTGGGGCCTGACGTTCGTCCTGGTGTGGTTCGCCTCCGTGGCCAACTGGGCCTTCGAGCACCGGAACGAGGGGCGCCGCGTGCTGCCCGGAGTCGCGGTGTTCGCGGGAGTGCTCGTGGCCATCCTCGCTTTCGGCGCGCTGCGGCTCGCGGGGGCAGGCAGCGTGGGTGAGCGCGTGCGGGTCGCGGGCATCACTGTGGCGGGCGAAGTGGCCGCAGGACGTGAGGCGGGCCTGTCCCGGCTCATCCAAGGAGGGGCCTTCGGTGACGAGGACTGGCGTGCCTTCGCCGAAGCCTCGGGCTCGGTGAACGAGGAGTTGTTGCGTCTGTCGGAGCGCGAGGCCGAGCAAGGCGCGAAGCTCATCCTCTGGTCCGAAGGCAACGCGGTGGTGCTGGCCGGGCAACTGCCGGCCCTGCTCTCGCGGGGGAGCTCCCTGGCGCGCGAGCGGAGCGTGTGGCTCGGCATGGCGGTGGCGAGCTTCGAGCCCTCGGCGGAGCGCATGTTGCGCAACGAGCTCATCCTGGTGGGGCCGGATGGGAGCGTGGCCTGGCGCTACGTGAAGGCCCGGCCGGTCCCAGGTTGGGAAGCGGACCACTCCATTCCGGGGAGCTCGGAAGTACCGGTGCTGCGTGACTCGGGCGTGGGGAACCTGGGGGGAGCCATCTGCTTCGATGGGGACTTCCCGGCGCATTTCGCCGGCCCCACGGAGCGGGGACTCGAGCTGCTCCTGCTGCCCGCGAGCGACTGGCGAGCCATCAGCGCGCTGCACCGGCGGCAGGCGGTGTTCCGCTCGGTGGAGCAGGGATTCAGCATGTTGCGGCAGGCCAACCAGGGCCAGTCGGTGGCGGTGGATGGCTACGGGCGCGTGTATGGCGAACTGGACCACTTCACGATCGAGGAGCGGGTGCTGCGCGCGGAGCTTCCAGTGGGGCGGGTACCCACGCTCTACGCGCACATCGGCGATTCCGTGGGGGCGCTCTCCTGCCTGGTCACGCTGGGGTGGGTGGGCTGGGCCATCGTGGGAGGGCTTGCCCGTCGGTGGCGTTCGGCGCGTCACCAGACCGGTGCAGGCGTCCCTGGTTCTCAGGGACTCAATCCCTAGCGTGCTTCCGCGGCGGACTGGAGCCGCACCGGCTGCTTGCGAATCCCCAGGCTGAGCGGCACCGCCACCAGGGCGATGGCCGTGGCCACCAGGTAGACATCATTGATGCCCTCCACGAACGAGAACATCTCGATGTGGCGGCGCTCCGTCATCCCCTGCCGCACGAGCACCTCCGCCTCCCGGCTGGTGAAGGTGGACAGGAGCGACGTGAAGATGGCGATCGAGAACGCCCCGAACACGTTCCGCAGCCAGTTGCTGATGGAGGAGGCATGGCCGCTCAGCTCGCGTGAGATCTGCTCCATGCCCGCGTTGCTGGCCGGCATCAGGGAGAAGGCAATCCCCACGTTCCGCACCACCATCCACACCAACATATAGGTGTGAGAAACCTCCGGTGTCAGACGGCTCAGCGCATACGTGCCACCCGCGATCATCAGAACGCCAACCGTCATGAGCGTGCGCGGCCCAATCGGGCCGTACAGACGCCCGACCACGGGCATGAGGAGCGCCATCGACAGAGAGGCCGGTAGGAGGATCAACCCCGTCTCCAGCGGCGACACGCCCTGAATCTGCTGCAGGAACAAGGGCACGAGGAACACGCCCGAATACAGGCTGATGGTGATGATGCTCGAGATGATCAGCGTCACCACATAGCGGCCGTTCGCGAGCACCCGCAGGTTGAGCAGCGGAGCGCGCGTCCTCAACTCCCTGACGACGAAGGCGATCAAGCACAGCGTCCCGAGCAGGAACAGGGACACGCTCTTCACATCCATCCACCCCCAGGCTCTCCCCTGGCTCAGGGCGATCAGGATCGACAGGGTACCGATGACGACGGTGAGCAGTCCGGGCAGGTCGAACGCCTTCGGGACCTGCAGGCGGTAGAAGGGGATGGTCCGCACGGCCAGGAACACGGCGGCGAGGCCAAGCGGGACGTTGAAGAAGAACAGCCACCGCCAGTTGCCCAGGGTGATCAACCAGCCCGCGAAGGTCGGCCCGAACGCGGGAGCCAGGCTCGACGCCAGGCTCCAGAGGCTGGCGGCCAGCGCCTGCCGCTCCCGGGGAACGAGCTGGTAGATGAGCGTCATGGTCACGGGCATGATGGCGCCGCAGAACGCGCCCTGCAGGAACCGGAAGGCCACCAGCGAGCGCGCATCCCAGGCCACCCCGCACAGCACCGACGTCAGGATGAAGCCCACCAGGCTGGCCACGTATACCCACTTGAAACTGAAGCGTCCGCCCAGGTAGCCGGTGAGCGGCGCGCTCGTGCCCATCGCGAGCATGAAGCCCGTCAGCGTCCATTGCAGCAGCGAGAGTTCGGCACCGAAGTGCCGCTGCAGCTCGGGAATGGCGATGGTGATCGTGCTGGAGCTCAGCACGGACATGAACGACCCGATGAACAGGGCGAACATGAACGGCCAGAAGCGAGTGGCCCGTGGTTCTTCGGGTGGGTGCATGGGTTGGGACAACGCGGCAACCAAGCTCACCCGAGGACCTACCCCGCCTTTGGCTTCACCGCCTGGACGACGCGCTTCACTGCCGTCACGAGCACCAGGACCAGCGCTCCGGCGACGACTCCCGCGAACGCATCGAACAGCGTCGGAACCAGCGCTCCCAGGACACCTCCGATGCCGGGCACGCCGCCAGCCCCATGCGCAAGCCCCTCGCTGAGGTGGTGGAGGGCCGGGATGCCATGGGTGAGGATGCCGCCGCCGACCATGAACATGGCGGCCGTGCCAGCGATGGAGAGGAACTTCATCAGGTACGGGGCCACCACCAGGAGCGTCCGGCCAAATCCACGCGCGGCCGCGCTCTGCTTCTTGATGAGGTAGTACCCCGCGTCATCGAGTTTGACGATTCCGCCGACCAGGCCATAGACGCCGACCGTCATGATCAGCGCGATGCCCACCAGCACGGCGACTCGCTGCCCGAAGGTCGCGGAGGCCACCGTGCCCAGCGAGATGACGATGATCTCCGCCGAGAGGATGAAGTCGGTGCGGACCGCCCCTTTGATCTTCTCCTTCTCGAAGGCGACGATGTCGACCTGAGGGTTGGCGACGGCCTGAACGAGCTCCTGATGGTGGCTCTCGTCCTCGGCCTTGCTGTGCAGGAACTTGTGGGCCAGCTTCTCGAAGCCCTCGAAGCAGAGGAAGGCACCACCCAGCATCAACAGCGGGACGATCGCCCAGGGCGCCAGGGTGCTGATGGCCAGGGCGGCGGGGACCAGAATCGCCTTGTTGACCAGCGAGCCCTTGGCCACCGCCCAGACGACGGGCAGCTCGCGATCGGCGTCGACGCCCGTCACCTGCTGGGCGTTCAGCGCGAGATCGTCGCCGAGCACACCAGCGGTCTTCTTGGTCGCGACCTTGGTCATCGCCGCGACATCGTCCAGGAGGCTGGCGATGTCGTCGATCAGGGTGAGGAGGTTGCTACCGGCCACGCTGAACTCCCGAAGTCGAAGAGCTGCTCAGGCACGGCTACCTATCATGAGTGGGCGGGCGACGGGTGACCGGATGCGCTCCCCCTCCCCCTCCCCTTCAGAAGGTGCCGGGTTACGGCTGCACGGTGGTGACGAAGGACAACTTCCCGTTCTCCACCTTCAGCACCACCGCCTGCTTCTCCGCATCCCGGTTGGCGTTGATGGTGATCTTCCCCGCCACCCCCGGGAAGTCCTTCGTCGCCGCGATGGCATCCCGCAGCGCCTTGCCCGACAGGTCCGGCGCCCGCTTCATCGCGTCCACCGCCAGCTTCGTCGCGTCGTACGCCAGCGCCGCGGAGCTGTCGGGCGGGACGCCATAAATCTTCTGGTACTTCTCCACGAAGGCCGTGAGCAGCGGGTCCGGGTTGTCCAGCGCGTAGTGGTTGGAATAGTAGCTCCCGTCCAGCGCCGAGCCGCCCAGCTCGAAGAGCTTGTCGGAGTTCCAGCCGTCCCCTCCCAGCAGCGGCACCTTCAGCCCCAGCTCCCGCGCCTGCCGCGCGATCAGCCCCGCGTCCGTGTAGTACCCCGGCACGAACACCGCCTCTGGCTTCGTCTGCTTGATCGCCGTCAGCTGCGCCCGGAAGTCCGTGTCGCCCTTCGAGTAGGTCTCATGGGCGGTCACCTTCCCCCCCTGCTGCTCGAACTCCTGGATGAACACCTTCCCCAGGCCGATCGAGTACGCGCTCTTGTTGTCCGTCAGCACCGCCACCTGGCTCAGCTTCAGGTGCTCCCGTGAGAACTTCGCCATCACCCGACCCTGAAATGGATCGATGAAGCAGACCCGGAAGATGTAGTCCCCCTTCTGTGTCACCTCGGGCGCCGTCGAGGTGTACGCGATCTGGGGCACTCCGGCCGCCTGCGCCTTCTCCGCCATGGCCATCGACACCGAGGAGGCCGACTCGCCGATGATGACCGCCACCTGGTCCTGAGCGATGAGCCGCGTGACGGCCTGGGCCGCCTCCTCGGGCCTGCCCTGGCTGTCATACATCCGCACCACCAGCTTCTTGCCCTTCACCCCACCGGCCTCGTTCGCCTCGTTGATCGCCAGCTCGATGCCGTTGCGCGCCGAGATGCCGAAGCTCGCCTCGCTGCCCGTGAGGCTGCCCACGGCACCGACCCGGATGCTCTCCGCGTCGTCAGGACGGCTCGCCTTGGCCTCGACAGGTGGGGAGCCCGTCACCGGTGTGGATGCAGCCTCGGGCTTCTTCTCGCAGGCCACCACGGCCAGGGCGAGCGCAGCGAAGAGCATCGAGAAAGAGCGGTGCATGGACAGGCTTCCTCCTCCCCCGTCATCAGCGACAGAGGGGAGCTGTCGCAGCGGGGGGGAGCGTCACCATAGGACAGAAACCGCTCCAGGAGTCCCACGGAGGGCAGTGCCCGCGGAGGGCGCGGGGGGCTATCTGCGGCCTGACTTCTTGGAAGGCGTCGGCGCGGGCCTTTCCGCGGCCAGCTTCAGCTCGTCCCGCTCCCGCGTGACTTCCGTCAGGCTGTCCTCCAGGTCTCCCATCTTCGACCTCAGGTTCTTGTTCTCCGCGCGCAGCACTCGCACCTCGGACTGAAGTGACTCCACCTCCGTGCGAAGCGAGCTTGCCTCCGAGCGCACCTGCCTCAGCTCCTTCGAGGGGCCACACGCGGAGAGAACCCCCAGCGCAAGCGCGCCGACTGCCACCCATGTCTTCATCGATGCCAGACTCCTCGCAGGCATGCACCGGGGACCCTTCCCTGGATGCGCCTTGCGTCCAGAGCCCAGGAGCAAGGGATGTGCCTGGACTACCCGCCTTGGCGCGCCCTGCGCCTCGGCGCGGTACCCTGGCAAGACGCAAGACCCCCGACGCACGTTGCCATGCTGGTGAGCCTACTTCCGGGTGGCAGGAGGGCTCCTCTTGGAGGGAGCCGGGGCGGCGACCGGCGCCGGGGTGGTCGCCGCTCTCGTCGCGGCGACCTTGAGCTGATCACGCTCCTGGGACACCCGCTTGAGGGCGCTCTCCATGTCCGTGAGCTTCGTCTTCAAGGTGGCGTTCTCCTTGCGAAGCTGGACCACATCCTCCTGCGCCTGCGTCAGCTCTTCCGACGGCCCGCATGCGACCAGCGGAGCGAGCGCAAGCACCACGGCTGCCATCCACGTCTTCATCGTCCAGTCTCCTGGCAGGTCCTCGCCGAAGCCCGCCTCCGGGCACGACCTGTCCCGTCGAGCCAAAGCAAGGCACATGCCTCCACCTCTTTGCCTTGAGGAGGCGCACGCCTCGCCATGAGGACCGTGGCGGGACGCCATGGCACCCGGGTGAGTTGCCACACCCCGGCCCTCACGCCCCAGGAGGGCGCGTGGTAGAATGAACCTGCCTGCGAAGAGGAGAACCCCATGCGTGGATTCAAGCTGTGGCTCGGCGGCGTTGCGCTTGCTGGCCTGACCCTGGGAGCGGTACCCGCGGACGCTTCCGTCAAGGTGATTGGCCGAGGCGAGGGACGTCTCTGCTACGAGTACGCCAAGACGGGTCATTCCTCGGAACCGGGTATCGAGAGCTGCACCCGCGCGCTCACCGAGCAGGCGCTGACTCCGGAAGATCGCGCCGCGACCTTCGTCAACCGAGGCATCCTCCACATGTATGCCAAGGACTTCGCTCGCGCGCTCACCGACTACGAGGAGGCCATCACCCTCAAGCCGAGCCTCGCTGACGCCTACGTCAACAAGGGCGTCGCCCTGGTGAATCTTGGCCGCGACGCAGAGGCGGTGACGGCGATCGGCCAGGCGCTGGAGCTGAACACGGTTCGGCCCGAGATCGCCTACTACACGCGCGGCATCGCCAACGAGATGCTCGGCAACATGCGCGAGGCCTACAACGACTACCGCCAGGCCGTGGCGCTCAAGCCCGAGTGGAAGGAGCCGCAGGCACAGCTCCGTCGCTTCGCGGTCGTCCCCAAGAACCGGGGCTGACAGCCGCCCGCCCAAACAGCACCAGGGAGTAGGCTTCGCGCACGTATGTCCAAAACCAGCGCCACCCCAGGACTTGGGCCCGAGTACAACCCGCTCGTCTCTCCTCAGCTCGAGGATCCTCACGCGTTCCTCGCGCGCGCACGGCGAGAGGAGCCGGTGTTCTTCAGCACGGTACTTGGGTCCTGGGTCGTGACGCGCCATGCGGACATCAGCGCCGTGGTCGCCGATACCGCACGCTTCTCGTCCGCCGAGTCCATCACGGTAGGCGCCGCGACGACGCCGCCGGAGGTCATCCACGCGCTGATGGACGGCTACCCCCTGGTGCCGAGCCTCGTCGACAATGATCCGCCAGCGCATACGCGCTTCCGGAGTCTCGTCAGCAAGGCCTTCACCGGGCGGCGCCTCACGGAGAAGGAGCCCTTCATCCGCTCCCTCGTGGACGAGCTCATCCACACCTTCGTGCAGGAGGGGCAGGCGGACCTGTTCCTCCGGTTCGCCCATCCGCTGTCCTCGAGCATCATCGCGGAGATACTCGGCATCCCCCGCGCGGACATCAGCAGGTTCCGGCGCTGGTCCGACGATCTGTCCACGGTCCTCGCGGCGCATGGCCCCGTCGACCACCAGGTCGCATGCGCGCGGGGCGTGGTCGACTTCCAGCGCTACCTCGCCTCGGCGCTCGAGGAACGGAAGACGTCTCCCCGAGAGGACCTGCTGAGCGACATCATCACCGAGGGGCAGGCGATGACGCCCCCGATGAGCATGGCGGAGCTCGTGAGCCTGCTGATGCAGGTCCACTTCGCGGGTCACGAGACGACCGCGGGCCTCATCGTGGGGGCGGTGGAGTTGTTGCTCAACAACCCGGAGCAGTTGCAGGCACTGCGGAACGACCCAAGCCTCATCGCGGGCGCGGTCGAGGAGGCGGTGCGGATGACCTCTCCCGTGCATGCCATGTTCCGCACCGCGCTGGAGCAGGTGGAAATCGGGGGCGTCACGATTCCGAAGGGAGCCCACATCCGGATCGTCTACGCCTCGGCCAACCGCGACGAGGCCCGGTTCCACGAGCCGGAGCGCTTCGATATCCGGCGGCCTGACGTCAAGAAGCACCTCGCCTTCGGCCAGGGCCTCCATTTCTGCGTCGGCGCGCCGCTCGCACGGCTCGAAGCGCGCCTGGCGCTCGAAGCGCTGCTCCGGCATCTCCCGGGGCTCCGGCTCGTGCCAGGGCAGAACCCGGGCTTCCTGAGGAGCGTCACCGTCCGGAGGCACGAGAGCCTCGAAGTCGCGTGGGACCTCAAGGCTCCCTAGAACCGCCGGTTTGTCTCAGGGGAGCAACTGGATGTCATCGACGTAGAGCGTGCCCTGGTCTCCGCCGGACTGGTCCTGAAGGTAGAACTCCTTCAGCGTGCCAGTGCTCAGGCCCAGGGTGCTGAACGGAATGACGATCCGCTGCCAGGTGCCTGGCTGGATGGCGTGGCCTAGCGCCTGGTCCAGGCGACGCTCCCCAAGGACGTTCGGCCCATCGCGGAACAGCACCCGCGCGATCTGCCCGCCGGAGGTGCCTCCGTGTACCCAGAGCGAGAGGGACTTGTAACGGCTCAGGTCCACTCCCGTGTTGGCGTTGAAGAAGAGAGCCGACCAGCTGTCCAGCTCGACGGAGATGGCGGACGCACCCGCGTGGACGAGCCCCTGCGAGTACAGGTTGTGCGTCGCCCAGCTCCAGTCATCGAACCCGGCACCGAGTCCCTCGGCGTAGAGGGAGAAGGGAGGCGTGGTCGGAGGAGGCGGCGGTGGCGGCGGTGCGCCGGAGCGCACCAGCCGGATGTCATCGAAGTACACAGTGGCCTGATTCGTGCCCGTGTTGTCCTGGAGGTAGATGTCTCGCACCGTCCCCGTGGGCAAGCCCACCGCGCTGAGCGGTACGACGACCTGCTGCCACGTCCCCGCCAGGATGGGATGGCCCAACACCGCGTCCAGCCGCACCGAGCCCTGCAGCTGCGATCCGTTGAAGAAATCCAACCGCACGCCTTGGCCGCCGGTGGTGCCGCCGTGTACCCACAGCTCGATGGCCGAGTACTGGCTGGCATCGAGGCCCGAGGTGTGGTGCAGAAAGAGGCCACCCCAGCCATCGAGCTCGGCGGAGAGGGATGTCAGGCCACTGTGTACCACGGCGCGATTTCCGAGGTCGTGCGTGGCCCAGCTCCAGTCCGTGAAGCCATCACCCATGCCATCTTCATAGACAACCGTATTGCCTTGGGTGCCTCCCGGCAGTCCATCCATCAGCGCTACACCCTCGGCGACGGTGACAACATCGACATTCTTCGTCTGGATGTAATCGAGGATCGCCTCGAAGTTGCCGAGGTTGACCTCCGTGGACTGGGTGGGCGTACCCGTCACGAACTGGTGGAAGGTAAGGATGATCCAACTGCCGTCGGCGGCCGCGGCGTCGATCCACGTGCGTACGGTGGCCACGCTGACGCCGCTGTGTACGTCATAGGCCCGGAGCTGCAAGACATTGGAGTCCTTGAAGTTCTGGCCACTGTTCACCGTGCGGTGGCTGCCGTAGTACTGCTGGATGGTGGCCAGCACGCTCGCGTTGTAAGCCCCATAGGGCGAGGCGAACGAGGGCACTGCCTGCAACCCGAACTGTGTCTTCAGCCACGCCTGTGAGTCGCGCAGCTCGGCCTCCACCTCCGTGGCCGACAGCGTGGTGAGGTCCCGGTGCGTCATCGTATGGCCGCCGATCTCGTTGCCCTCGGCGATCAGCGTCTGCACCTGCGCCACCGTCACGTAGCCAGCCCAGCCGTTGCGAGTGCCCTCGGTCACCAGGAAGTAGGTGGCGGGAATCCCTCGCGCGTTGAGCGCTGGGCGCGCCACCGTGAACTGAGACGGCCAGCCATCATCCAGCGTAATGCTCACCATGCCTCGCTGGAACGGCGTTGAGGCCCACGCGGGCGCGGCTCCCAGGAACAGCGCCACCACGAGTCCCCCCAGCACTCGATGCCACCCATTCCAGCCGCGCATATGTACTCCTTTACCCGCTGGGCGGTCCCATTGACTGGGCAATCCACCCTTAAGACTAGCACATATGGACAATCCATGGACTCAGGGGGAGTGAGTCGCCTCGGGCCAGGCGGCCAGCTTCTCTTTCTCATAGCGCGTCAGCAACGCGCCGAGCTTGACCGCCGCAGCCGTGATTTCTTCTCGGCGCGAAGCCGGCACCGTCGATGCCACCTCCGGGAAGGGCCCCTTCACCGCGAGCAGGTTATGGGACTCCAGGGGATCCGAGCCCAGGTCGTACAGCTCCCACTGGTCGGCCTCGATGCCACTCGGATCGAAGTAGCGCGCCAGCTTCCACGTGCCGCTGCGCACGCAACGGATGTGGTTGGGCTGACGCACCGGGCCCGGCGCCAGACTCGGCACCTGGGGCACCTTCGTGGAGGCGGGCAGGTCACTGCTCGCGCCCGTGCGCAGCACCTCCACCACCTTGCAGAAGAAGGCGTAGGCCTCCAGGTTCTGCTCGGAGTGGGGGTCACCATCCGCCGGCAGCGGCGCGGTGATCTCGTCGTCCGTGGCGAAGAGCACACCTTCGCGCTCCGCGCCATCCGGCTCGCGCACGACGCTGTCGTCACCCCGCACCACCGGGCTCAGGTCGACGCCCACGAACGGGGGCACGACCCGGTGCAGGCGCAACTCCTCGCGGGCCTGCTCCAGCGCCTTCCCCTGGACCCCGAACATCCCGAGCAGGGTGGGCACCATGTCGACGTGGCTCGTCAGCGCGTCCACCTGGCGAGGCAGCAGGTCCGAGTTGAAGTAGGGGTGGCGGAAGACCACCGGCACATGCAGCGCCTCCTGATAGGCCGCGTGCCACTTCTCCATCATCAGGCCGTGGACACCGCCGTACTCGCCATGGTCCGACATGAAGACGACCAGGGTGTCCTCATGCAGGCCCACCTCCTCGAGCGTCTCGAGCACCCGGGCGATGTGCTTGTCCACGACCTGGTGCAGGTAGGCGTAGTACTGCACGAAGGCGGCGACGGAGGCCTCCGGATCCTCGGTGAGCTGGAAGGGGATGTTGGAGGCGAGCGTGAAGCCGAGCGCGGCGGCTTCGGGGTTCGCGACCGAGGTGCCACTGGCCTGGAGCTGCCGCACCGCGCCCAGCCCCGTCTTCGAGGCGAGCGCGAGCCCCATCTTGTAGGCGTAGTCCTCCTGGCAGGCCGGCTTGTCGGGCCCGAGCGCGCGAGCCGCAGGCGGGGGCGCCTTGGCGCAGTTGGCGTCCATGCCGTCTGGGTTGAGCGGGAACTGGAAGGTGCCGCCCGAGGGCTTCGTCGACAGCGTCCCCTGGCTGGGGATGTGCAGCGGCCCCACCGGCTTGGCGTCGGGATCGACCGCGCGCGGCAAGGCCGGATAGGTGGCGATGTCGTGGGGGTTGGCGAAGGACACCACCGCCATCCAGGGAGCCTGCTCGGCAGCGGGCGCCGGCTTGCGTGGGTCTGCCCAGGTGGCGTTGGCGTTGGCTCGGTCAACCTCGAGGGCCAGCGCCTTGCGCCGCAGGAAGGTGCAGGCCAGATCGGCGCAGCCATAGTCCCGGTAGAAGCCCAGGTTGTTGGGGCTGGAACCGTGCGGCTCGGGGTAGCTCAGCTCCCAGTCCTCGAAGCCATAGCGCTCCAGTGAGTGCTCCGGCGGATTGGAGACGTGCCACTTGCCGAAGTAGTGCGTGCGGAACCCCGCGGCGCGAAACCAGTGGCCCAGGGTGGGGATGCCGTCCGGCTTCAGCCAGGGGAAGGCCGCGGCATCGCCACTCTTGAAGATGCCATCGGTCTGGGTGACTCCCGTCCGCGTG
This portion of the Hyalangium ruber genome encodes:
- a CDS encoding nitrilase-related carbon-nitrogen hydrolase yields the protein MSGEEGSRRLPVFLPWLALVAGAGMSMLLNSRGSLLPGWCMGALLLFFVRQQRPGVGFAGILCVNTLATGLVNLEVFPGSVADNFGMAFGGALFLALVFLADRLIVGPRASFAGTLFLPAAMTGLEYFSSLGNPFGTWGSLAYTQAGAPVLVQLVSVTGLWGLTFVLVWFASVANWAFEHRNEGRRVLPGVAVFAGVLVAILAFGALRLAGAGSVGERVRVAGITVAGEVAAGREAGLSRLIQGGAFGDEDWRAFAEASGSVNEELLRLSEREAEQGAKLILWSEGNAVVLAGQLPALLSRGSSLARERSVWLGMAVASFEPSAERMLRNELILVGPDGSVAWRYVKARPVPGWEADHSIPGSSEVPVLRDSGVGNLGGAICFDGDFPAHFAGPTERGLELLLLPASDWRAISALHRRQAVFRSVEQGFSMLRQANQGQSVAVDGYGRVYGELDHFTIEERVLRAELPVGRVPTLYAHIGDSVGALSCLVTLGWVGWAIVGGLARRWRSARHQTGAGVPGSQGLNP
- a CDS encoding DHA2 family efflux MFS transporter permease subunit, producing MFALFIGSFMSVLSSSTITIAIPELQRHFGAELSLLQWTLTGFMLAMGTSAPLTGYLGGRFSFKWVYVASLVGFILTSVLCGVAWDARSLVAFRFLQGAFCGAIMPVTMTLIYQLVPRERQALAASLWSLASSLAPAFGPTFAGWLITLGNWRWLFFFNVPLGLAAVFLAVRTIPFYRLQVPKAFDLPGLLTVVIGTLSILIALSQGRAWGWMDVKSVSLFLLGTLCLIAFVVRELRTRAPLLNLRVLANGRYVVTLIISSIITISLYSGVFLVPLFLQQIQGVSPLETGLILLPASLSMALLMPVVGRLYGPIGPRTLMTVGVLMIAGGTYALSRLTPEVSHTYMLVWMVVRNVGIAFSLMPASNAGMEQISRELSGHASSISNWLRNVFGAFSIAIFTSLLSTFTSREAEVLVRQGMTERRHIEMFSFVEGINDVYLVATAIALVAVPLSLGIRKQPVRLQSAAEAR
- a CDS encoding DUF808 domain-containing protein, with the translated sequence MAGSNLLTLIDDIASLLDDVAAMTKVATKKTAGVLGDDLALNAQQVTGVDADRELPVVWAVAKGSLVNKAILVPAALAISTLAPWAIVPLLMLGGAFLCFEGFEKLAHKFLHSKAEDESHHQELVQAVANPQVDIVAFEKEKIKGAVRTDFILSAEIIVISLGTVASATFGQRVAVLVGIALIMTVGVYGLVGGIVKLDDAGYYLIKKQSAAARGFGRTLLVVAPYLMKFLSIAGTAAMFMVGGGILTHGIPALHHLSEGLAHGAGGVPGIGGVLGALVPTLFDAFAGVVAGALVLVLVTAVKRVVQAVKPKAG
- a CDS encoding ABC transporter substrate-binding protein, which produces MHRSFSMLFAALALAVVACEKKPEAASTPVTGSPPVEAKASRPDDAESIRVGAVGSLTGSEASFGISARNGIELAINEANEAGGVKGKKLVVRMYDSQGRPEEAAQAVTRLIAQDQVAVIIGESASSVSMAMAEKAQAAGVPQIAYTSTAPEVTQKGDYIFRVCFIDPFQGRVMAKFSREHLKLSQVAVLTDNKSAYSIGLGKVFIQEFEQQGGKVTAHETYSKGDTDFRAQLTAIKQTKPEAVFVPGYYTDAGLIARQARELGLKVPLLGGDGWNSDKLFELGGSALDGSYYSNHYALDNPDPLLTAFVEKYQKIYGVPPDSSAALAYDATKLAVDAMKRAPDLSGKALRDAIAATKDFPGVAGKITINANRDAEKQAVVLKVENGKLSFVTTVQP
- a CDS encoding tetratricopeptide repeat protein; this translates as MRGFKLWLGGVALAGLTLGAVPADASVKVIGRGEGRLCYEYAKTGHSSEPGIESCTRALTEQALTPEDRAATFVNRGILHMYAKDFARALTDYEEAITLKPSLADAYVNKGVALVNLGRDAEAVTAIGQALELNTVRPEIAYYTRGIANEMLGNMREAYNDYRQAVALKPEWKEPQAQLRRFAVVPKNRG
- a CDS encoding cytochrome P450 codes for the protein MSKTSATPGLGPEYNPLVSPQLEDPHAFLARARREEPVFFSTVLGSWVVTRHADISAVVADTARFSSAESITVGAATTPPEVIHALMDGYPLVPSLVDNDPPAHTRFRSLVSKAFTGRRLTEKEPFIRSLVDELIHTFVQEGQADLFLRFAHPLSSSIIAEILGIPRADISRFRRWSDDLSTVLAAHGPVDHQVACARGVVDFQRYLASALEERKTSPREDLLSDIITEGQAMTPPMSMAELVSLLMQVHFAGHETTAGLIVGAVELLLNNPEQLQALRNDPSLIAGAVEEAVRMTSPVHAMFRTALEQVEIGGVTIPKGAHIRIVYASANRDEARFHEPERFDIRRPDVKKHLAFGQGLHFCVGAPLARLEARLALEALLRHLPGLRLVPGQNPGFLRSVTVRRHESLEVAWDLKAP
- a CDS encoding polysaccharide deacetylase family protein; translated protein: MRGWNGWHRVLGGLVVALFLGAAPAWASTPFQRGMVSITLDDGWPSQFTVARPALNARGIPATYFLVTEGTRNGWAGYVTVAQVQTLIAEGNEIGGHTMTHRDLTTLSATEVEAELRDSQAWLKTQFGLQAVPSFASPYGAYNASVLATIQQYYGSHRTVNSGQNFKDSNVLQLRAYDVHSGVSVATVRTWIDAAAADGSWIILTFHQFVTGTPTQSTEVNLGNFEAILDYIQTKNVDVVTVAEGVALMDGLPGGTQGNTVVYEDGMGDGFTDWSWATHDLGNRAVVHSGLTSLSAELDGWGGLFLHHTSGLDASQYSAIELWVHGGTTGGQGVRLDFFNGSQLQGSVRLDAVLGHPILAGTWQQVVVPLSAVGLPTGTVRDIYLQDNTGTNQATVYFDDIRLVRSGAPPPPPPPPTTPPFSLYAEGLGAGFDDWSWATHNLYSQGLVHAGASAISVELDSWSALFFNANTGVDLSRYKSLSLWVHGGTSGGQIARVLFRDGPNVLGERRLDQALGHAIQPGTWQRIVIPFSTLGLSTGTLKEFYLQDQSGGDQGTLYVDDIQLLP